From the Gordonia bronchialis DSM 43247 genome, one window contains:
- a CDS encoding glycosyltransferase family A protein, with the protein MSGLTVVIPVYNEQDTIGQCLERLMCQTMPVDEVIIVDNNSTDDTVAVAKAFADRMPLRVLEETRQGVGWARRTGFDHANNQFIARIDADTRVDVDWNAAITKYMRDHPDVAAIAGHSGFYDVPLENWFRSKRHGRRDNPPRKARALGGANMVIRHDAWLLAQDRLLDQPGTHEDLDLYFAIQDSGGSVDEVPSVQAEMSPRRLLVSPWGNRAYRQAAFTTFRGHGRSREARMLRLLDPVLYTQLTIAWIVLKPFDPDTRRWRPARLWTVTSRDSPLSA; encoded by the coding sequence ATGAGCGGTCTGACGGTGGTGATTCCGGTCTACAACGAACAGGACACCATAGGCCAATGTCTGGAACGACTGATGTGCCAGACAATGCCGGTCGATGAGGTCATCATTGTTGACAACAACTCCACGGATGACACAGTCGCGGTTGCGAAAGCATTCGCTGATCGCATGCCGTTGCGGGTTCTCGAAGAGACTCGTCAGGGTGTCGGCTGGGCACGGCGGACCGGCTTCGACCACGCCAACAACCAGTTCATCGCGAGAATCGACGCCGATACGCGAGTTGATGTCGACTGGAATGCTGCGATCACCAAGTACATGCGGGACCATCCTGATGTGGCTGCCATCGCCGGCCACAGTGGGTTCTACGATGTGCCGCTGGAGAACTGGTTCCGCTCCAAGCGTCACGGCCGCCGCGACAACCCGCCACGCAAGGCCCGGGCCCTCGGCGGTGCAAATATGGTGATTCGGCATGACGCATGGCTTCTGGCGCAGGACCGCCTACTGGACCAGCCCGGCACGCACGAAGACCTCGACCTCTATTTCGCAATACAGGATTCCGGTGGATCCGTCGACGAGGTGCCGTCCGTTCAGGCCGAAATGTCGCCCCGACGTCTCCTGGTCAGCCCGTGGGGTAACCGCGCGTACCGCCAAGCGGCGTTCACGACGTTTCGTGGCCATGGCCGATCCCGGGAAGCGCGGATGCTGCGGTTGCTGGACCCCGTCTTGTACACCCAGCTGACGATCGCCTGGATCGTGCTCAAACCGTTCGACCCGGACACCCGACGTTGGCGGCCTGCACGATTGTGGACCGTCACCAGTCGTGACTCGCCTCTATCCGCATGA
- a CDS encoding GNAT family N-acetyltransferase — translation MPTDKTGAEADVTHNPDEQRYEISVGGRLAGFTEYRDRTGDDAVERVFFHTEVAEEFGGRGLGTILVREALDAARAAGLTIVGVCPLVAAFQKKNPDYVPSTHAVTPEILSWLRGEVRS, via the coding sequence GTGCCCACAGACAAGACCGGAGCCGAAGCCGACGTCACCCACAACCCCGACGAGCAGCGCTACGAGATCAGCGTCGGCGGCCGTCTCGCCGGTTTCACCGAATACCGCGACCGCACCGGTGACGACGCCGTGGAACGCGTCTTCTTCCACACCGAGGTCGCCGAGGAGTTCGGCGGTCGCGGGCTGGGCACGATCCTCGTCCGCGAGGCCCTCGACGCCGCCCGTGCCGCGGGCCTCACGATCGTCGGGGTCTGCCCGCTGGTTGCCGCGTTCCAGAAGAAGAACCCCGACTATGTGCCGTCGACACATGCGGTGACCCCGGAGATCCTGTCCTGGCTCAGAGGCGAAGTCCGCTCGTAG
- a CDS encoding MbtH family protein produces MTNPFDDDNGRFYVLVNHENQHSLWPVFAPVPAGWSTVFGEDTRAACLAYVEENWTDLRPASLIEAMTSDGRR; encoded by the coding sequence ATGACCAACCCGTTCGACGACGACAACGGTAGGTTCTACGTGCTGGTGAACCATGAGAACCAGCATTCGCTGTGGCCGGTCTTCGCGCCTGTGCCGGCCGGGTGGTCAACGGTGTTCGGCGAGGATACCCGTGCCGCCTGCCTCGCCTATGTGGAAGAGAACTGGACCGATCTGCGACCGGCGAGCCTGATCGAGGCGATGACCTCGGACGGCCGCCGATGA
- a CDS encoding thioesterase domain-containing protein, which yields MGRAVVDTWAPHTSVRNLYGPTETTIGVTIGNALMPGDRVRLGSPVSGVRLMVLDERLHPVPAGVPGELYVSGPALSRGYLDRPGLTGSRFVAGVFGHEGDRMYRTGDVVRWWPDDEGGAHIEYEGREDDQIKVRGLRIEPGEIEAALVENASVDAAAVIAVGAGMTSSLAAYVVVDPDHCVEVGELRIWLASRLPAHLVPETITVLDALPLTPVGKLDRRRLPEPVVEAAEYRSPATELEARVTKAFGDVLGLERVSVTSSFFEIGGNSLAATQVLAHLRPHHPDMQVSWVFREPTVRGLAGLLAADSTAHSARRDVLLTLRSEGRRAPLFCVHPAGGLAWFYGGLVRYLPDRPVYGLQDPYVVSGDEQAGSVEELAQRYLSEIRRVRPHGPYHLLGWSLGGYVIHEMAVRLEAAGEEVGFVGVMDASPGAADLEAGRIHPGGQVAADALAGWRDLFDLGPDVVASGPEEVAEVVREQIAATGLLGADEVARVMNSFEHAAQIVADHDPRTGLSVPMVVFTATRDKSEPGRIARGWEAVVDGGVRNVDVDATHLGMAEERALEVIGPEIGAALAAHEHNRGSRGKDQR from the coding sequence GTGGGCCGGGCTGTGGTCGATACCTGGGCGCCGCACACTTCGGTCCGAAATCTGTACGGCCCCACCGAGACCACCATCGGTGTCACTATCGGCAACGCGCTGATGCCCGGCGACCGGGTCCGCCTGGGCTCGCCGGTGAGCGGGGTGCGACTGATGGTGCTCGACGAGCGGCTGCACCCCGTGCCCGCCGGCGTGCCGGGCGAGTTGTATGTGAGCGGACCGGCGTTGTCGCGCGGGTATCTGGACCGCCCAGGCCTCACCGGTTCGCGTTTCGTCGCGGGCGTGTTCGGTCATGAGGGTGACCGCATGTATCGCACGGGTGACGTGGTGCGGTGGTGGCCCGACGATGAAGGCGGAGCTCATATCGAGTACGAGGGCCGCGAAGACGACCAGATCAAGGTTCGTGGTCTCCGCATCGAACCCGGCGAAATCGAGGCGGCGTTGGTCGAGAACGCGTCGGTCGACGCGGCCGCGGTGATCGCCGTCGGGGCCGGGATGACAAGTTCACTCGCGGCCTATGTGGTCGTCGATCCCGACCATTGTGTCGAGGTCGGCGAGCTGCGGATATGGCTCGCGTCTCGGCTGCCCGCACATCTGGTGCCGGAGACCATCACCGTTCTGGATGCTCTGCCGCTGACACCGGTGGGCAAACTGGATCGGCGCCGGCTACCCGAACCCGTCGTGGAGGCCGCTGAATACCGTTCCCCGGCAACGGAGCTCGAGGCGCGAGTGACAAAGGCCTTCGGTGACGTCCTCGGTCTGGAGCGGGTGTCGGTCACGTCATCGTTCTTCGAGATCGGCGGCAATTCGCTGGCGGCGACCCAGGTGCTCGCACACCTACGCCCACATCACCCCGACATGCAGGTGTCGTGGGTGTTCCGCGAGCCCACGGTACGCGGGTTGGCCGGTCTCCTGGCCGCTGACAGCACAGCCCACAGTGCGCGGCGTGATGTGCTGCTGACCCTACGTTCCGAGGGCCGTCGCGCACCGCTGTTCTGCGTCCATCCGGCCGGCGGTCTGGCCTGGTTCTACGGCGGTCTCGTCAGATACCTGCCCGACCGCCCGGTATACGGCCTGCAGGACCCCTACGTGGTGTCCGGCGACGAGCAGGCGGGTAGCGTCGAAGAGCTTGCCCAGCGGTATCTTTCGGAGATCCGGCGGGTCAGGCCACACGGCCCCTACCACCTGCTCGGCTGGTCGCTCGGCGGATACGTCATCCACGAGATGGCCGTCCGGCTGGAGGCAGCAGGGGAAGAGGTCGGCTTCGTCGGAGTGATGGATGCGTCCCCGGGTGCTGCCGACCTGGAGGCCGGCCGGATTCACCCCGGAGGTCAGGTGGCCGCCGACGCTCTGGCCGGCTGGCGCGATCTCTTCGACCTGGGACCCGACGTGGTCGCCTCCGGCCCCGAAGAGGTCGCAGAAGTGGTGCGCGAGCAGATCGCCGCCACCGGATTGCTCGGCGCCGATGAGGTGGCGCGTGTGATGAACAGCTTCGAGCACGCCGCACAGATCGTGGCCGATCACGATCCACGTACTGGTCTGTCGGTGCCGATGGTCGTGTTCACGGCCACCCGCGACAAATCGGAGCCCGGCCGGATCGCGCGCGGCTGGGAGGCGGTCGTGGACGGCGGGGTCCGGAATGTCGATGTCGACGCCACCCACCTGGGGATGGCCGAGGAACGTGCGCTCGAGGTGATCGGTCCCGAGATCGGGGCCGCGCTCGCCGCGCACGAACACAACAGAGGATCACGAGGAAAGGATCAGAGATGA
- a CDS encoding protein kinase domain-containing protein yields MPLLPGQSFAGYRIVRQLGAGGMGEVYLADHPRLPRQDALKILPPGLSGDPMFRKRFTREADVAATLDHPNIVSVFDRGEADGQLWITMKYVDGTDASYLLNSHPRGLPAGDVVAVISAVADALDYAHGQGLLHRDVKPANILIAGAADKPSVKRRILLADFGIARPIFDDTHITSTNLTVGSVAYTSPEQLSGTTLDGRADQYSLACTAYQLLCGATPFANSNAAMLIHQHLSVSPPPVSEKRPDLSGQVDRVLSRALDKEPARRYSSCEHFANDLASALRSGAAGATLLSKPTPAQPASRPPQPRVETSQPQRSAPHAPGPRSTPTPASRPAYTPPSYTPSPYQGPTMPRSDGKATASLVLGIVSLTIGWCGFALLTGPAAIILGLVALRSSDRASVPITNRGAATAGVITGILGTVAMIAFFILAIVFGDSSSTT; encoded by the coding sequence ATGCCGCTGCTGCCTGGCCAGTCCTTCGCCGGCTATCGCATCGTCCGCCAACTCGGTGCCGGCGGGATGGGCGAGGTCTATCTCGCCGATCACCCGCGCCTCCCCCGCCAGGACGCGCTCAAGATCCTGCCACCGGGACTCTCCGGCGATCCGATGTTCCGCAAGCGGTTCACCCGTGAGGCCGACGTCGCAGCCACCCTCGATCATCCCAACATCGTCAGCGTCTTCGACCGCGGTGAGGCCGACGGTCAGCTGTGGATCACGATGAAGTACGTCGACGGCACCGACGCGTCGTATCTGCTGAACTCGCATCCGCGCGGACTTCCGGCCGGCGACGTGGTCGCGGTGATCTCGGCGGTGGCCGACGCGCTCGATTACGCCCACGGCCAGGGCCTTCTGCACCGCGACGTGAAGCCGGCGAACATCCTGATCGCCGGCGCCGCCGACAAACCGTCGGTGAAGCGTCGAATCCTGTTGGCCGACTTCGGAATCGCACGACCCATCTTCGACGACACGCACATCACGTCGACCAATCTGACGGTGGGGTCGGTGGCCTACACCTCCCCCGAGCAACTCTCCGGCACCACGCTCGACGGCCGGGCCGACCAGTACTCGCTTGCCTGCACCGCCTACCAGTTGCTATGCGGGGCAACCCCCTTCGCCAACAGCAACGCCGCGATGCTGATCCACCAGCATTTGTCGGTCAGTCCCCCGCCCGTCTCCGAGAAGCGGCCCGATCTGTCCGGGCAGGTCGACCGGGTTCTCTCGCGCGCACTCGACAAGGAGCCGGCGCGCCGCTACAGCTCGTGTGAGCACTTCGCGAACGATCTCGCGTCGGCCCTGCGATCAGGTGCGGCGGGCGCCACACTGTTGTCCAAACCGACTCCGGCACAACCGGCGTCGCGTCCACCGCAGCCGCGGGTCGAGACGTCGCAGCCACAACGGTCGGCGCCGCACGCACCCGGCCCGCGATCGACTCCCACGCCCGCGTCACGCCCGGCCTACACGCCGCCTTCCTACACCCCGTCGCCCTACCAGGGGCCGACGATGCCGCGATCGGACGGGAAGGCCACCGCCTCACTGGTTTTGGGGATCGTGTCGTTGACCATCGGCTGGTGCGGGTTCGCGTTGCTGACCGGGCCGGCGGCGATCATCCTCGGGCTGGTGGCCCTGCGCTCCAGCGACCGCGCATCGGTCCCGATCACCAACCGCGGCGCCGCCACCGCCGGCGTGATCACCGGCATTCTGGGGACGGTCGCGATGATCGCGTTCTTCATCCTGGCAATCGTCTTCGGAGACTCCAGCAGCACCACCTGA